A window from Mangifera indica cultivar Alphonso chromosome 2, CATAS_Mindica_2.1, whole genome shotgun sequence encodes these proteins:
- the LOC123197715 gene encoding pleiotropic drug resistance protein 3-like isoform X1, translating into MHATYFSSKSREIFQLQQFQFTLQLVGSSEMSLGIEMDDHDNEYASQWAAVERLPTTDRLRLSLFDEDGDRNSVHEHKAAKKLVDVTKLEAPERHQLIEKLLKHIENDNLRLLRKIRERIDKVGIKLPTVEVRYKNLCVEAECEVVYGKPLPTIWNSIESMIPDFSKLLGSNSRQAKISIVKDVSGIIKPRRMTLLLGPPGCGKTSLLKALSGNQKNSLKVTGEVSYNGYKLEEFVPQKTSAYVSQNDVHISEMTARETLDFSARCQGVGTRAELLSEISRREKSAGIVPDPDIDTYMKAISVKGLRENLQTDYTLKILGLDICAESMVGDALRRGISGGQRKRLTTGEIIVGPINALFMDEITNGLDISTTFQIVVCLQQLAHINDATILVSLLQPSPETFDLFDDIILMAEGKIVYHGPRESVLGFFEGCGFRCPERKAVADFLQEVISRKDQEQYWFHTEIPHNYISVDNFSRKFKQSPLGEELDEDLSVPYDKTKSHKAAISFTVYSLSRWELFRACLSREFLLMKRNSFIYVFKISQLVVIALITYTVFLRTRMHVGVVDSNYYIGALNFALYVIVADGIPEVALTVSRLAVFCKQKGLGFYPAWAYAIPAALLKLPLSFMVSLVWTCLTYYVFGYSPEFSRFIRQFILLFAMHAASISMFRLLGSMFHTPVTAIVAASFLLLLLLLFSGITITRLSMPKWLKWGFWVFPLTYGQIGLTINEFLAPRWQKPLRPNMTIGREILDSRGQNFDGYIFWIALAALIGFSLIFNFAFALSLSYKSSETSRAIISHEKLAQIQRSEDSNDGAYIEEQPRSTNKESTKAGRMVLPFEPLSITFQDVQYYIDTPAAMKKRGFNQKRLQLLRDITGTFTPGVLTALMGVSGAGKTTLLDVLAGRKTSGYIEGEIKINGYPKVQETFARISGYCEQTDVHSPQITVEESLLFSAWLRLDPQIDAKTKREFVNEVLETIELDGIKDSLVGIPDVSGLSTEQRKRLTIAVELVANPSIIFMDEPTTGLDARAAAIVMRTVKNVADTGRTINCTIHQPSTHIFEAFDALILLKSGGQLIYCGPLGRHSCKVIEYFESIPGVPKIRDNYNPATWMLEVSSVSVEATLGVDFAQIYRDSALYMKNKDHVKQLSTPPPGSRDLHFPTSFAQNGWGQFKSCLWKQNLSYWRSPSYNLIRLLHAFSASLIFGAVYWNQGEKLNNQQNLFNILGAMCGTVIFFGISNCISVLPCVATERTVMYRERFAGMYSPWAYALAQVIIEIPYVCIQTIVFVLITYSMIGYHTSAYKIFWYFYAMLCTLMYYTYLGMMLTSLTPNYMVATILAAASFSLLNLFSGFFVPEPHIPRWWVWFYYLMPTSWTINLMLSSQYGDIDKLVMVFGEVKTVKTFLKDYFGFRHDRLGLSATILAIYPLAFASLFAIFVWRLNFQRR; encoded by the exons ATGCATGCaacatatttttcttcaaaaagccGAGAAATTTTCCAA tTACAACAATTCCAATTCACTCTTCAGCTTGTGGGCAGTTCAGAAATGTCTCTGGGGATAGAGATGGACGATCATGACAATGAATACGCCTCGCAGTGGGCTGCAGTTGAGAGATTACCAACTACTGACAGGTTAAGATTATCTTTGTTTGATGAAGATGGTGACAGAAACTCAGTTCATGAACATAAAGCTGCGAAGAAGCTGGTTGATGTTACCAAGCTTGAAGCTCCTGAACGTCACCAACTCATAGAAAAACTCCTCAAACATATTGAGAATGATAACCTCCGGTTACTGAGGAAAATCAGAGAGAGAATTGATAA AGTTGGAATAAAATTGCCCACAGTAGAAGTGAGATACAAGAACTTGTGTGTGGAAGCTGAATGTGAAGTAGTTTATGGAAAGCCTTTGCCTACAATATGGAATTCTATTGAAAGCATGATTCCT GACTTTTCAAAGCTATTGGGTTCAAATTCACGCCAAGCCAAAATAAGCATTGTTAAAGATGTTAGTGGCATCATAAAGCCTAGAAG GATGACATTATTGCTGGGTCCTCCGGGATGTGGGAAGACTTCCCTTTTAAAGGCTCTCTCAGGAAATCAGAAGAATTCTCTCAAG GTCACAGGGGAGGTTTCTTACAATGGATACAAATTAGAAGAATTTGTACCACAGAAAACATCTGCATATGTAAGTCAAAACGATGTTCACATCTCTGAGATGACCGCAAGGGAAACTCTTGATTTTTCTGCTCGTTGTCAAGGTGTGGGAACCCGAGCAG AACTTTTGTCAGAAATCAGTAGACGGGAGAAGAGTGCAGGAATTGTCCCGGATCCAGACATAGATACATATATGAAG GCAATCTCTGTCAAAGGCCTAAGAGAAAACCTTCAAACTGATTACACGTTGAAA ATTCTTGGACTTGATATATGTGCCGAATCAATGGTGGGAGATGCTTTGAGAAGAGGCATTTCTGGAGGTCAGAGAAAAAGACTGACAACAG GGGAGATCATAGTTGGTCCCATAAACGCTTTGTTCAtggatgaaataacaaatgGCTTAGACATTTCTACCACATTTCAGATTGTTGTTTGTCTTCAACAATTGGCACATATCAATGATGCTACCATACTGGTTTCACTTCTTCAACCGTCACCTGAAACCTTTGATCTCTTTGATGACATTATACTAATGGCAGAAGGAAAGATTGTGTATCATGGTCCACGTGAAAGTGTTCTAGGATTTTTTGAGGGCTGTGGGTTCAGGTGTCCCGAAAGAAAAGCGGTTGCTGACTTTCTCCAGGAG GTCATATCAAGAAAAGATCAAGAACAGTATTGGTTCCACACTGAAATTCCCCACAATTATATTTCAGTGGATAATTTCTCTAGGAAATTTAAGCAATCTCCTCTCGGCGAGGAGCTTGATGAAGATCTCTCTGTACCATATGATAAAACTAAAAGCCACAAGGCTGCTATTTCCTTCACTGTGTATTCTCTTTCGAGATGGGAACTATTTAGAGCTTGCTTGTCCAGGGAGTTTCTCCTCATGAAGAGAAATTCTTTCATCTATGTGTTTAAAATAAGCCAG CTTGTTGTGATTGCATTGATCACATACACAGTATTTCTGCGTACTCGAATGCATGTGGGtgttgttgattcaaattaCTACATAGGAGCCTTGAATTTTGCACTTTACGTAATTGTTGCTGATGGGATTCCAGAGGTTGCCCTCACTGTTTCACGACTCGCAGTTTTCTGTAAACAAAAAGGGCTGGGTTTCTACCCAGCTTGGGCTTATGCAATCCCGGCTGCACTTCTAAAGCTTCCTCTTTCATTTATGGTATCTCTTGTTTGGACATGTCTTACTTATTATGTCTTTGGATACAGCCCCGAGTTCAGTAG GTTCATTCGCCAGTTCATTCTGCTTTTTGCAATGCACGCAGCATCAATATCCATGTTCCGTCTCCTAGGCTCTATGTTTCACACTCCAGTTACAGCTATAGTAGCTGCAAGTTTTCTTTTACTACTGCTCTTGTTATTTAGTGGCATTACAATCACAAGAT TGTCCATGCCCAAGTGGCTGAAATGGGGATTTTGGGTTTTCCCACTGACATATGGGCAGATAGGCCTCACTATAAATGAGTTCCTTGCTCCGCGATGGCAAAAG CCTTTGCGTCCGAATATGACAATCGGGAGAGAAATACTGGACAGCCGTGGACAGAACTTTGATGGATATATTTTTTGGATTGCACTTGCTGCCTTGATTGGattctctttaattttcaactttgcCTTTGCTCTTTCCTTGAGTTACAAAT CTTCAGAGACCTCTCGCGCTATCATTTCACATGAAAAGCTTGCACAGATACAACGAAGTGAAGATTCAAATGATGGGGCATATATAGAAGAACAACCAAGGAGTACAAATAAAGAATCCACAAAAG CAGGCAGGATGGTCTTGCCTTTTGAACCTTTATCAATCACATTTCAGGATGTGCAATACTACATTGACACCCCTGCG GCAATGAAGAAACGTGGATTTAATCAGAAAAGACTGCAACTTCTTCGTGATATTACAGGCACATTTACACCTGGTGTTCTTACTGCATTAATGGGTGTTAGTGGAGCTGGAAAAACCACTCTTCTTGATGTTCTTGCTGGAAGAAAAACAAGTGGCTATATTGAGGGGGAAATAAAAATCAATGGTTATCCCAAGGTTCAAGAAACATTTGCTAGGATATCAGGTTATTGTGAGCAAACTGACGTCCATTCACCTCAAATCACAGTAGAAGAATCTCTGCTTTTCTCAGCCTGGCTGCGTCTAGATCCTCAGATTGATGCGAAAACTAAGAGA GAATTTGTGAATGAAGTGCTTGAAACCATTGAGCTTGATGGGATCAAGGATTCTTTAGTCGGCATACCAGATGTTAGTGGTTTATCAACTGAGCAACGCAAGCGGCTAACAATAGCTGTAGAGCTTGTTGCTAATCCATCTATAATTTTCATGGATGAACCTACAACTGGTCTAGATGCTCGTGCTGCTGCTATCGTCATGCGGACAGTGAAGAATGTAGCTGATACAGGAAGAACAATTAACTGCACCATCCACCAACCAAGTACTCACATATTTGAAGCATTCGATGCG TTGATTCTTCTGAAATCTGGTGGTCAACTAATCTATTGTGGACCATTAGGACGACACTCGTGTAAAGTTATCGAATATTTTGAG AGTATCCCAGGGGTGCCGAAAATTAGAGATAATTACAATCCTGCGACATGGATGTTAGAAGTCTCTTCGGTATCAGTTGAAGCAACACTTGGTGTAGATTTTGCTCAAATATACAGGGATTCTGCTTTATATAT GAAAAACAAAGACCATGTAAAACAGTTGAGTACTCCACCGCCCGGTTCAAGAGATCTGCATTTTCCTACATCCTTCGCACAAAATGGGTGGGGACAATTCAAATCTTGCTTATGGAAGCAAAACTTGTCCTATTGGAGAAGTCCTTCGTATAATTTGATACGTCTATTGCATGCATTTTCTGCATCTTTGATTTTTGGTGCAGTTTATTGGAACCAAGGAGAAAAATT AAACAACCAGCAGAATTTGTTCAATATACTTGGTGCAATGTGTGGTACTGTGATCTTCTTTGGCATAAGTAACTGCATATCAGTACTACCATGTGTCGCAACAGAGAGAACTGTTATGTATCGAGAAAGATTTGCAGGGATGTACTCGCCGTGGGCTTATGCACTCGCGCAG GTGATAATTGAGATTCCTTACGTGTGCATTCAAACAATCGTGTTTGTCCTCATCACATACTCGATGATCGGATATCATACATCtgcatataaaattttttggtaCTTCTACGCGATGTTATGTACATTGATGTACTATACTTATTTGGGCATGATGCTTACATCTTTGACACCAAACTACATGGTAGCTACAATACTAGCTGCAGCCTCCTTCTCCTTGCTTAATCTATTTTCAGGATTCTTTGTACCAGAGCCG
- the LOC123197715 gene encoding ABC transporter G family member 37-like isoform X3 produces MHATYFSSKSREIFQLQQFQFTLQLVGSSEMSLGIEMDDHDNEYASQWAAVERLPTTDRLRLSLFDEDGDRNSVHEHKAAKKLVDVTKLEAPERHQLIEKLLKHIENDNLRLLRKIRERIDKVGIKLPTVEVRYKNLCVEAECEVVYGKPLPTIWNSIESMIPDFSKLLGSNSRQAKISIVKDVSGIIKPRRMTLLLGPPGCGKTSLLKALSGNQKNSLKVTGEVSYNGYKLEEFVPQKTSAYVSQNDVHISEMTARETLDFSARCQGVGTRAELLSEISRREKSAGIVPDPDIDTYMKAISVKGLRENLQTDYTLKILGLDICAESMVGDALRRGISGGQRKRLTTGEIIVGPINALFMDEITNGLDISTTFQIVVCLQQLAHINDATILVSLLQPSPETFDLFDDIILMAEGKIVYHGPRESVLGFFEGCGFRCPERKAVADFLQEVISRKDQEQYWFHTEIPHNYISVDNFSRKFKQSPLGEELDEDLSVPYDKTKSHKAAISFTVYSLSRWELFRACLSREFLLMKRNSFIYVFKISQLVVIALITYTVFLRTRMHVGVVDSNYYIGALNFALYVIVADGIPEVALTVSRLAVFCKQKGLGFYPAWAYAIPAALLKLPLSFMVSLVWTCLTYYVFGYSPEFSRFIRQFILLFAMHAASISMFRLLGSMFHTPVTAIVAASFLLLLLLLFSGITITRLSMPKWLKWGFWVFPLTYGQIGLTINEFLAPRWQKPLRPNMTIGREILDSRGQNFDGYIFWIALAALIGFSLIFNFAFALSLSYKSSETSRAIISHEKLAQIQRSEDSNDGAYIEEQPRSTNKESTKAGRMVLPFEPLSITFQDVQYYIDTPAAMKKRGFNQKRLQLLRDITGTFTPGVLTALMGVSGAGKTTLLDVLAGRKTSGYIEGEIKINGYPKVQETFARISGYCEQTDVHSPQITVEESLLFSAWLRLDPQIDAKTKREFVNEVLETIELDGIKDSLVGIPDVSGLSTEQRKRLTIAVELVANPSIIFMDEPTTGLDARAAAIVMRTVKNVADTGRTINCTIHQPSTHIFEAFDALILLKSGGQLIYCGPLGRHSCKVIEYFESIPGVPKIRDNYNPATWMLEVSSVSVEATLGVDFAQIYRDSALYMKNKDHVKQLSTPPPGSRDLHFPTSFAQNGWGQFKSCLWKQNLSYWRSPSYNLIRLLHAFSASLIFGAVYWNQGEKLNNQQNLFNILGAMCGTVIFFGISNCISVLPCVATERTVMYRERFAGMYSPWAYALAQHIPRWWVWFYYLMPTSWTINLMLSSQYGDIDKLVMVFGEVKTVKTFLKDYFGFRHDRLGLSATILAIYPLAFASLFAIFVWRLNFQRR; encoded by the exons ATGCATGCaacatatttttcttcaaaaagccGAGAAATTTTCCAA tTACAACAATTCCAATTCACTCTTCAGCTTGTGGGCAGTTCAGAAATGTCTCTGGGGATAGAGATGGACGATCATGACAATGAATACGCCTCGCAGTGGGCTGCAGTTGAGAGATTACCAACTACTGACAGGTTAAGATTATCTTTGTTTGATGAAGATGGTGACAGAAACTCAGTTCATGAACATAAAGCTGCGAAGAAGCTGGTTGATGTTACCAAGCTTGAAGCTCCTGAACGTCACCAACTCATAGAAAAACTCCTCAAACATATTGAGAATGATAACCTCCGGTTACTGAGGAAAATCAGAGAGAGAATTGATAA AGTTGGAATAAAATTGCCCACAGTAGAAGTGAGATACAAGAACTTGTGTGTGGAAGCTGAATGTGAAGTAGTTTATGGAAAGCCTTTGCCTACAATATGGAATTCTATTGAAAGCATGATTCCT GACTTTTCAAAGCTATTGGGTTCAAATTCACGCCAAGCCAAAATAAGCATTGTTAAAGATGTTAGTGGCATCATAAAGCCTAGAAG GATGACATTATTGCTGGGTCCTCCGGGATGTGGGAAGACTTCCCTTTTAAAGGCTCTCTCAGGAAATCAGAAGAATTCTCTCAAG GTCACAGGGGAGGTTTCTTACAATGGATACAAATTAGAAGAATTTGTACCACAGAAAACATCTGCATATGTAAGTCAAAACGATGTTCACATCTCTGAGATGACCGCAAGGGAAACTCTTGATTTTTCTGCTCGTTGTCAAGGTGTGGGAACCCGAGCAG AACTTTTGTCAGAAATCAGTAGACGGGAGAAGAGTGCAGGAATTGTCCCGGATCCAGACATAGATACATATATGAAG GCAATCTCTGTCAAAGGCCTAAGAGAAAACCTTCAAACTGATTACACGTTGAAA ATTCTTGGACTTGATATATGTGCCGAATCAATGGTGGGAGATGCTTTGAGAAGAGGCATTTCTGGAGGTCAGAGAAAAAGACTGACAACAG GGGAGATCATAGTTGGTCCCATAAACGCTTTGTTCAtggatgaaataacaaatgGCTTAGACATTTCTACCACATTTCAGATTGTTGTTTGTCTTCAACAATTGGCACATATCAATGATGCTACCATACTGGTTTCACTTCTTCAACCGTCACCTGAAACCTTTGATCTCTTTGATGACATTATACTAATGGCAGAAGGAAAGATTGTGTATCATGGTCCACGTGAAAGTGTTCTAGGATTTTTTGAGGGCTGTGGGTTCAGGTGTCCCGAAAGAAAAGCGGTTGCTGACTTTCTCCAGGAG GTCATATCAAGAAAAGATCAAGAACAGTATTGGTTCCACACTGAAATTCCCCACAATTATATTTCAGTGGATAATTTCTCTAGGAAATTTAAGCAATCTCCTCTCGGCGAGGAGCTTGATGAAGATCTCTCTGTACCATATGATAAAACTAAAAGCCACAAGGCTGCTATTTCCTTCACTGTGTATTCTCTTTCGAGATGGGAACTATTTAGAGCTTGCTTGTCCAGGGAGTTTCTCCTCATGAAGAGAAATTCTTTCATCTATGTGTTTAAAATAAGCCAG CTTGTTGTGATTGCATTGATCACATACACAGTATTTCTGCGTACTCGAATGCATGTGGGtgttgttgattcaaattaCTACATAGGAGCCTTGAATTTTGCACTTTACGTAATTGTTGCTGATGGGATTCCAGAGGTTGCCCTCACTGTTTCACGACTCGCAGTTTTCTGTAAACAAAAAGGGCTGGGTTTCTACCCAGCTTGGGCTTATGCAATCCCGGCTGCACTTCTAAAGCTTCCTCTTTCATTTATGGTATCTCTTGTTTGGACATGTCTTACTTATTATGTCTTTGGATACAGCCCCGAGTTCAGTAG GTTCATTCGCCAGTTCATTCTGCTTTTTGCAATGCACGCAGCATCAATATCCATGTTCCGTCTCCTAGGCTCTATGTTTCACACTCCAGTTACAGCTATAGTAGCTGCAAGTTTTCTTTTACTACTGCTCTTGTTATTTAGTGGCATTACAATCACAAGAT TGTCCATGCCCAAGTGGCTGAAATGGGGATTTTGGGTTTTCCCACTGACATATGGGCAGATAGGCCTCACTATAAATGAGTTCCTTGCTCCGCGATGGCAAAAG CCTTTGCGTCCGAATATGACAATCGGGAGAGAAATACTGGACAGCCGTGGACAGAACTTTGATGGATATATTTTTTGGATTGCACTTGCTGCCTTGATTGGattctctttaattttcaactttgcCTTTGCTCTTTCCTTGAGTTACAAAT CTTCAGAGACCTCTCGCGCTATCATTTCACATGAAAAGCTTGCACAGATACAACGAAGTGAAGATTCAAATGATGGGGCATATATAGAAGAACAACCAAGGAGTACAAATAAAGAATCCACAAAAG CAGGCAGGATGGTCTTGCCTTTTGAACCTTTATCAATCACATTTCAGGATGTGCAATACTACATTGACACCCCTGCG GCAATGAAGAAACGTGGATTTAATCAGAAAAGACTGCAACTTCTTCGTGATATTACAGGCACATTTACACCTGGTGTTCTTACTGCATTAATGGGTGTTAGTGGAGCTGGAAAAACCACTCTTCTTGATGTTCTTGCTGGAAGAAAAACAAGTGGCTATATTGAGGGGGAAATAAAAATCAATGGTTATCCCAAGGTTCAAGAAACATTTGCTAGGATATCAGGTTATTGTGAGCAAACTGACGTCCATTCACCTCAAATCACAGTAGAAGAATCTCTGCTTTTCTCAGCCTGGCTGCGTCTAGATCCTCAGATTGATGCGAAAACTAAGAGA GAATTTGTGAATGAAGTGCTTGAAACCATTGAGCTTGATGGGATCAAGGATTCTTTAGTCGGCATACCAGATGTTAGTGGTTTATCAACTGAGCAACGCAAGCGGCTAACAATAGCTGTAGAGCTTGTTGCTAATCCATCTATAATTTTCATGGATGAACCTACAACTGGTCTAGATGCTCGTGCTGCTGCTATCGTCATGCGGACAGTGAAGAATGTAGCTGATACAGGAAGAACAATTAACTGCACCATCCACCAACCAAGTACTCACATATTTGAAGCATTCGATGCG TTGATTCTTCTGAAATCTGGTGGTCAACTAATCTATTGTGGACCATTAGGACGACACTCGTGTAAAGTTATCGAATATTTTGAG AGTATCCCAGGGGTGCCGAAAATTAGAGATAATTACAATCCTGCGACATGGATGTTAGAAGTCTCTTCGGTATCAGTTGAAGCAACACTTGGTGTAGATTTTGCTCAAATATACAGGGATTCTGCTTTATATAT GAAAAACAAAGACCATGTAAAACAGTTGAGTACTCCACCGCCCGGTTCAAGAGATCTGCATTTTCCTACATCCTTCGCACAAAATGGGTGGGGACAATTCAAATCTTGCTTATGGAAGCAAAACTTGTCCTATTGGAGAAGTCCTTCGTATAATTTGATACGTCTATTGCATGCATTTTCTGCATCTTTGATTTTTGGTGCAGTTTATTGGAACCAAGGAGAAAAATT AAACAACCAGCAGAATTTGTTCAATATACTTGGTGCAATGTGTGGTACTGTGATCTTCTTTGGCATAAGTAACTGCATATCAGTACTACCATGTGTCGCAACAGAGAGAACTGTTATGTATCGAGAAAGATTTGCAGGGATGTACTCGCCGTGGGCTTATGCACTCGCGCAG